A DNA window from Arachis duranensis cultivar V14167 chromosome 3, aradu.V14167.gnm2.J7QH, whole genome shotgun sequence contains the following coding sequences:
- the LOC107481898 gene encoding uncharacterized protein LOC107481898 isoform X3, with translation MDIEEDIRSLQLDSAAEDNNGVVIPDDVKPEEVDKSEKIEEIEKSNEMDEVRNREIHPVQDQEDELDNRKRHLNVVFIGHVDAGKSTTGGQILFLSGQVDERTIQKYEKEAKDKSRESWYMAYIMDTNEEERVKGKTVEVGRAHFETESTRFTILDAPGHKSYVPNMISGASQADVGVLVISARKGEFETGYERGGQTREHVQLAKTLGVTKLLVVVNKMDDPTVNWAKERYDEIESKMIPFLRQSGYNVKKDVMFLPISGLIGTNLQTRVDKSICSWWDGPCLFEALDAVEVPLRDPNGPFRMPILDKFKDMGTVVMGKVEFGSVREGDSLLVMPNKDQVKVVAVFIDENRVRRAGPGENLRIRLSGVEEEDILSGFVLSSVANPVPTVTEFVAQLQILELLDNAIFTAGYKAVLHIHSVVEECEIVELLQQIDPKTKKPMKKKVLFVKNGAVVVCRVQVSNTICVEKFSDFPQLGRFTLRSEGKTVAVGKVTGV, from the exons ATGG ATATCGAGGAAGACATCCGTTCTTTGCAGCTTGACTCAGCAG CAGAAGACAATAATGGGGTGGTAATTCCAGATGATGTAAAGCCAGAAGAAGTTGATAAATctgaaaagattgaagaaattGAGAAATCTAATGAGATGGATGAAG TGAGAAATAGAGAAATTCATCCTGTACAAGATCAAGAAGATGAGCTTGACAACCGAAAAAggcacttgaatgttgtattcaTTGGCCATGTTG ATGCTGGTAAGTCAACAACCGGAGGCCAGATACTTTTCCTCAGTGGTCAGGTTGATGAAAGGACTATACAGAAATATGAGAAAGAAGCTAAAGATAAAAGTCGAGAAAGCTG GTATATGGCTTATATAATGGACACAAATGAGGAGGAGAGAGTGAAG GGAAAAACAGTTGAAGTTGGAAGAGCTCATTTTGAGACAGAGTCAACACGGTTTACAATTTTGGATGCACCT GGTCATAAAAGCTATGTTCCTAACATGATTAGTGGTGCATCTCAAGCTGATGTTGGAGTGTTG GTAATTTCTGCTCGAAAGGGAGAATTTGAAACTGGATATGAGAGAGGTGGACAAACTCGTGAACATGTCCAGCTTGCAAAAACATTGGGTGTGACTAAGCTGCTTGTTGTTGTAAATAAAATGGATGATCCAACTGTGAATTGGGCAAAAGAAAg GTATGATGAGATTGAGTCAAAGATGATTCCATTTTTGAGACAATCAGGATACAATGTGAAGAAAG ATGTCATGTTTTTGCCAATATCTGGTCTGATTGGCACCAACTTGCAAACAAGAGTGGATAAAAGCATTTGCTCATGGTGGGATGGCCCTTGCTTATTTGAAGCGCTTGATGCTGTTGAAGTTCCTCTACGAGACCCCAATGGTCCTTTCAG GATGCCTATACTTGATAAATTCAAAGACATGGGAACTGTCGTTATGGGGAAAGTGGAATTTGGCAGTGTCCGTGAGGGAGATTCCTTGTTGGTCATGCCAAATAAG GATCAAGTTAAAGTTGTTGCTGTATTCATTGATGAAAATCGGGTTAGGCGTGCAGGACCTGGTGAAAATTTACGGATTAGGTTATCAGGTGTTGAAGAGGAGGATATATTATCTGGGTTTGTTCTGTCTAGTGTTG CAAATCCAGTGCCAACTGTTACTGAGTTTGTTGCTCAGCTGCAAATCCTTGAATTGCTGGACAAT GCTATTTTTACTGCTGGGTACAAGGCTGTATTGCATATACACTCTGTTGTTGAAGAATGTGAAATTGTTGAGCTGTTACAGCAAATAGATCCAAAGACAAAGAAACCAATGAAAAAGAAAGTGCTATTTGTGAAGAATGGTGCTGTTGTTGTGTGCCGTGTTCAG GTTAGTAACACGATATGTGTTGAGAAGTTTTCTGATTTTCCGCAACTAGGGAGATTCACTCTTCGCAGTGAAG GAAAAACTGTTGCGGTTGGGAAAGTCACTGGTGTGTGA
- the LOC107481898 gene encoding uncharacterized protein LOC107481898 isoform X2, translated as MDIEEDIRSLQLDSAEDNNGVVIPDDVKPEEVDKSEKIEEIEKSNEMDEDPKQEVQAQPNQAEPTVRNREIHPVQDQEDELDNRKRHLNVVFIGHVDAGKSTTGGQILFLSGQVDERTIQKYEKEAKDKSRESWYMAYIMDTNEEERVKGKTVEVGRAHFETESTRFTILDAPGHKSYVPNMISGASQADVGVLVISARKGEFETGYERGGQTREHVQLAKTLGVTKLLVVVNKMDDPTVNWAKERYDEIESKMIPFLRQSGYNVKKDVMFLPISGLIGTNLQTRVDKSICSWWDGPCLFEALDAVEVPLRDPNGPFRMPILDKFKDMGTVVMGKVEFGSVREGDSLLVMPNKDQVKVVAVFIDENRVRRAGPGENLRIRLSGVEEEDILSGFVLSSVANPVPTVTEFVAQLQILELLDNAIFTAGYKAVLHIHSVVEECEIVELLQQIDPKTKKPMKKKVLFVKNGAVVVCRVQVSNTICVEKFSDFPQLGRFTLRSEGKTVAVGKVTGV; from the exons ATGG ATATCGAGGAAGACATCCGTTCTTTGCAGCTTGACTCAGCAG AAGACAATAATGGGGTGGTAATTCCAGATGATGTAAAGCCAGAAGAAGTTGATAAATctgaaaagattgaagaaattGAGAAATCTAATGAGATGGATGAAG ATCCAAAGCAGGAGGTTCAGGCACAGCCTAACCAGGCTGAGCCAACAG TGAGAAATAGAGAAATTCATCCTGTACAAGATCAAGAAGATGAGCTTGACAACCGAAAAAggcacttgaatgttgtattcaTTGGCCATGTTG ATGCTGGTAAGTCAACAACCGGAGGCCAGATACTTTTCCTCAGTGGTCAGGTTGATGAAAGGACTATACAGAAATATGAGAAAGAAGCTAAAGATAAAAGTCGAGAAAGCTG GTATATGGCTTATATAATGGACACAAATGAGGAGGAGAGAGTGAAG GGAAAAACAGTTGAAGTTGGAAGAGCTCATTTTGAGACAGAGTCAACACGGTTTACAATTTTGGATGCACCT GGTCATAAAAGCTATGTTCCTAACATGATTAGTGGTGCATCTCAAGCTGATGTTGGAGTGTTG GTAATTTCTGCTCGAAAGGGAGAATTTGAAACTGGATATGAGAGAGGTGGACAAACTCGTGAACATGTCCAGCTTGCAAAAACATTGGGTGTGACTAAGCTGCTTGTTGTTGTAAATAAAATGGATGATCCAACTGTGAATTGGGCAAAAGAAAg GTATGATGAGATTGAGTCAAAGATGATTCCATTTTTGAGACAATCAGGATACAATGTGAAGAAAG ATGTCATGTTTTTGCCAATATCTGGTCTGATTGGCACCAACTTGCAAACAAGAGTGGATAAAAGCATTTGCTCATGGTGGGATGGCCCTTGCTTATTTGAAGCGCTTGATGCTGTTGAAGTTCCTCTACGAGACCCCAATGGTCCTTTCAG GATGCCTATACTTGATAAATTCAAAGACATGGGAACTGTCGTTATGGGGAAAGTGGAATTTGGCAGTGTCCGTGAGGGAGATTCCTTGTTGGTCATGCCAAATAAG GATCAAGTTAAAGTTGTTGCTGTATTCATTGATGAAAATCGGGTTAGGCGTGCAGGACCTGGTGAAAATTTACGGATTAGGTTATCAGGTGTTGAAGAGGAGGATATATTATCTGGGTTTGTTCTGTCTAGTGTTG CAAATCCAGTGCCAACTGTTACTGAGTTTGTTGCTCAGCTGCAAATCCTTGAATTGCTGGACAAT GCTATTTTTACTGCTGGGTACAAGGCTGTATTGCATATACACTCTGTTGTTGAAGAATGTGAAATTGTTGAGCTGTTACAGCAAATAGATCCAAAGACAAAGAAACCAATGAAAAAGAAAGTGCTATTTGTGAAGAATGGTGCTGTTGTTGTGTGCCGTGTTCAG GTTAGTAACACGATATGTGTTGAGAAGTTTTCTGATTTTCCGCAACTAGGGAGATTCACTCTTCGCAGTGAAG GAAAAACTGTTGCGGTTGGGAAAGTCACTGGTGTGTGA
- the LOC107481898 gene encoding uncharacterized protein LOC107481898 isoform X1 — translation MDIEEDIRSLQLDSAAEDNNGVVIPDDVKPEEVDKSEKIEEIEKSNEMDEDPKQEVQAQPNQAEPTVRNREIHPVQDQEDELDNRKRHLNVVFIGHVDAGKSTTGGQILFLSGQVDERTIQKYEKEAKDKSRESWYMAYIMDTNEEERVKGKTVEVGRAHFETESTRFTILDAPGHKSYVPNMISGASQADVGVLVISARKGEFETGYERGGQTREHVQLAKTLGVTKLLVVVNKMDDPTVNWAKERYDEIESKMIPFLRQSGYNVKKDVMFLPISGLIGTNLQTRVDKSICSWWDGPCLFEALDAVEVPLRDPNGPFRMPILDKFKDMGTVVMGKVEFGSVREGDSLLVMPNKDQVKVVAVFIDENRVRRAGPGENLRIRLSGVEEEDILSGFVLSSVANPVPTVTEFVAQLQILELLDNAIFTAGYKAVLHIHSVVEECEIVELLQQIDPKTKKPMKKKVLFVKNGAVVVCRVQVSNTICVEKFSDFPQLGRFTLRSEGKTVAVGKVTGV, via the exons ATGG ATATCGAGGAAGACATCCGTTCTTTGCAGCTTGACTCAGCAG CAGAAGACAATAATGGGGTGGTAATTCCAGATGATGTAAAGCCAGAAGAAGTTGATAAATctgaaaagattgaagaaattGAGAAATCTAATGAGATGGATGAAG ATCCAAAGCAGGAGGTTCAGGCACAGCCTAACCAGGCTGAGCCAACAG TGAGAAATAGAGAAATTCATCCTGTACAAGATCAAGAAGATGAGCTTGACAACCGAAAAAggcacttgaatgttgtattcaTTGGCCATGTTG ATGCTGGTAAGTCAACAACCGGAGGCCAGATACTTTTCCTCAGTGGTCAGGTTGATGAAAGGACTATACAGAAATATGAGAAAGAAGCTAAAGATAAAAGTCGAGAAAGCTG GTATATGGCTTATATAATGGACACAAATGAGGAGGAGAGAGTGAAG GGAAAAACAGTTGAAGTTGGAAGAGCTCATTTTGAGACAGAGTCAACACGGTTTACAATTTTGGATGCACCT GGTCATAAAAGCTATGTTCCTAACATGATTAGTGGTGCATCTCAAGCTGATGTTGGAGTGTTG GTAATTTCTGCTCGAAAGGGAGAATTTGAAACTGGATATGAGAGAGGTGGACAAACTCGTGAACATGTCCAGCTTGCAAAAACATTGGGTGTGACTAAGCTGCTTGTTGTTGTAAATAAAATGGATGATCCAACTGTGAATTGGGCAAAAGAAAg GTATGATGAGATTGAGTCAAAGATGATTCCATTTTTGAGACAATCAGGATACAATGTGAAGAAAG ATGTCATGTTTTTGCCAATATCTGGTCTGATTGGCACCAACTTGCAAACAAGAGTGGATAAAAGCATTTGCTCATGGTGGGATGGCCCTTGCTTATTTGAAGCGCTTGATGCTGTTGAAGTTCCTCTACGAGACCCCAATGGTCCTTTCAG GATGCCTATACTTGATAAATTCAAAGACATGGGAACTGTCGTTATGGGGAAAGTGGAATTTGGCAGTGTCCGTGAGGGAGATTCCTTGTTGGTCATGCCAAATAAG GATCAAGTTAAAGTTGTTGCTGTATTCATTGATGAAAATCGGGTTAGGCGTGCAGGACCTGGTGAAAATTTACGGATTAGGTTATCAGGTGTTGAAGAGGAGGATATATTATCTGGGTTTGTTCTGTCTAGTGTTG CAAATCCAGTGCCAACTGTTACTGAGTTTGTTGCTCAGCTGCAAATCCTTGAATTGCTGGACAAT GCTATTTTTACTGCTGGGTACAAGGCTGTATTGCATATACACTCTGTTGTTGAAGAATGTGAAATTGTTGAGCTGTTACAGCAAATAGATCCAAAGACAAAGAAACCAATGAAAAAGAAAGTGCTATTTGTGAAGAATGGTGCTGTTGTTGTGTGCCGTGTTCAG GTTAGTAACACGATATGTGTTGAGAAGTTTTCTGATTTTCCGCAACTAGGGAGATTCACTCTTCGCAGTGAAG GAAAAACTGTTGCGGTTGGGAAAGTCACTGGTGTGTGA
- the LOC107481902 gene encoding 20 kDa chaperonin, chloroplastic gives MATAQLTASSISSRNVSSFEGLRPSAVQFPSVVRIGTLTQRSFRGLFVKAATVVAPKYTAIRPLGDRVLVKIKEAEEKTDGGILLPSTAQTKPQGGEVVAVGEGKSFGKSKIEISVQTGAQVVYSKYAGTEVEFNGAKHLILKDDDIVGILETEEIKDLKPLNDRVLIQVAQAEDKTAGGLLLTEATKEKPSIGTVIAVGPGPLDEEGNRKPLSVNPGNTVLYSKYAGNDFKGKDGSDYIALRVSDIMAVLS, from the exons ATGGCGACAGCTCAGCTAACAGCATCCTCAATTTCCTCGAGGAACGTGTCGTCGTTCGAAGGGCTTCGACCTTCGGCCGTTCAGTTCCCCTCCGTCGTCAGAATTGGAACCCTCACCCAAAGGTCCTTCCGGGGTTTGTTTGTGAAAGCCGCCACTGTTGTTGCTCCAAAG TACACTGCTATTAGGCCTCTTGGCGACAGAGTACTGGTTAAAATTAAGGAAGCAGAAGAGAAGACGGACGGAGGAATTCTACTTCCTTCAACTGCTCAAACAAAGCCACAGGGTGGTGAAGTTGTTGCTGTTGGAGAGGGGAAATCATTTGGGAAGAGCAAAATAGAAATTAGTGTGCAG ACTGGTGCACAAGTTGTGTATTCGAAGTATGCTGGGACGGAGGTGGAGTTCAATGGGGCAAAGCATCTTATACTGAAGGACGATGACATTGTTGGTATCCTCGAGACCGAAGAGATCAAGGATCTTAAACCGTTGAATGATAGAGTCTTAATACAG GTTGCACAAGCAGAGGACAAAACTGCAGGTGGTTTGTTGCTTACCGAAGCAACCAAGGAGAAACCTTCGATCGGAAca GTGATTGCGGTGGGCCCAGGGCCTCTTGATGAGGAAGGTAACAGGAAACCGTTGTCTGTTAATCCTGGGAACACAGTCTTGTACTCCAAATATGCTGGGAACGACTTCAAGGGAAAAGATGGTTCGGACTACATTGCATTGAGGGTCTCAGATATCATGGCTGTCCTTTCCTAG
- the LOC107481898 gene encoding uncharacterized protein LOC107481898 isoform X4 — translation MDIEEDIRSLQLDSAEDNNGVVIPDDVKPEEVDKSEKIEEIEKSNEMDEVRNREIHPVQDQEDELDNRKRHLNVVFIGHVDAGKSTTGGQILFLSGQVDERTIQKYEKEAKDKSRESWYMAYIMDTNEEERVKGKTVEVGRAHFETESTRFTILDAPGHKSYVPNMISGASQADVGVLVISARKGEFETGYERGGQTREHVQLAKTLGVTKLLVVVNKMDDPTVNWAKERYDEIESKMIPFLRQSGYNVKKDVMFLPISGLIGTNLQTRVDKSICSWWDGPCLFEALDAVEVPLRDPNGPFRMPILDKFKDMGTVVMGKVEFGSVREGDSLLVMPNKDQVKVVAVFIDENRVRRAGPGENLRIRLSGVEEEDILSGFVLSSVANPVPTVTEFVAQLQILELLDNAIFTAGYKAVLHIHSVVEECEIVELLQQIDPKTKKPMKKKVLFVKNGAVVVCRVQVSNTICVEKFSDFPQLGRFTLRSEGKTVAVGKVTGV, via the exons ATGG ATATCGAGGAAGACATCCGTTCTTTGCAGCTTGACTCAGCAG AAGACAATAATGGGGTGGTAATTCCAGATGATGTAAAGCCAGAAGAAGTTGATAAATctgaaaagattgaagaaattGAGAAATCTAATGAGATGGATGAAG TGAGAAATAGAGAAATTCATCCTGTACAAGATCAAGAAGATGAGCTTGACAACCGAAAAAggcacttgaatgttgtattcaTTGGCCATGTTG ATGCTGGTAAGTCAACAACCGGAGGCCAGATACTTTTCCTCAGTGGTCAGGTTGATGAAAGGACTATACAGAAATATGAGAAAGAAGCTAAAGATAAAAGTCGAGAAAGCTG GTATATGGCTTATATAATGGACACAAATGAGGAGGAGAGAGTGAAG GGAAAAACAGTTGAAGTTGGAAGAGCTCATTTTGAGACAGAGTCAACACGGTTTACAATTTTGGATGCACCT GGTCATAAAAGCTATGTTCCTAACATGATTAGTGGTGCATCTCAAGCTGATGTTGGAGTGTTG GTAATTTCTGCTCGAAAGGGAGAATTTGAAACTGGATATGAGAGAGGTGGACAAACTCGTGAACATGTCCAGCTTGCAAAAACATTGGGTGTGACTAAGCTGCTTGTTGTTGTAAATAAAATGGATGATCCAACTGTGAATTGGGCAAAAGAAAg GTATGATGAGATTGAGTCAAAGATGATTCCATTTTTGAGACAATCAGGATACAATGTGAAGAAAG ATGTCATGTTTTTGCCAATATCTGGTCTGATTGGCACCAACTTGCAAACAAGAGTGGATAAAAGCATTTGCTCATGGTGGGATGGCCCTTGCTTATTTGAAGCGCTTGATGCTGTTGAAGTTCCTCTACGAGACCCCAATGGTCCTTTCAG GATGCCTATACTTGATAAATTCAAAGACATGGGAACTGTCGTTATGGGGAAAGTGGAATTTGGCAGTGTCCGTGAGGGAGATTCCTTGTTGGTCATGCCAAATAAG GATCAAGTTAAAGTTGTTGCTGTATTCATTGATGAAAATCGGGTTAGGCGTGCAGGACCTGGTGAAAATTTACGGATTAGGTTATCAGGTGTTGAAGAGGAGGATATATTATCTGGGTTTGTTCTGTCTAGTGTTG CAAATCCAGTGCCAACTGTTACTGAGTTTGTTGCTCAGCTGCAAATCCTTGAATTGCTGGACAAT GCTATTTTTACTGCTGGGTACAAGGCTGTATTGCATATACACTCTGTTGTTGAAGAATGTGAAATTGTTGAGCTGTTACAGCAAATAGATCCAAAGACAAAGAAACCAATGAAAAAGAAAGTGCTATTTGTGAAGAATGGTGCTGTTGTTGTGTGCCGTGTTCAG GTTAGTAACACGATATGTGTTGAGAAGTTTTCTGATTTTCCGCAACTAGGGAGATTCACTCTTCGCAGTGAAG GAAAAACTGTTGCGGTTGGGAAAGTCACTGGTGTGTGA
- the LOC107481900 gene encoding uncharacterized protein LOC107481900, whose amino-acid sequence MHLLEPENNIKIFLFSILMAMMSLQTAPSHVLWIKSFPSWCPLIRSHKASKLSAQSKNKNATPHRFGGTNYQYHHPVKFRRERTRTRATLDDTEREQLSSTPLVVEDDKPSKEVEESVKVLKDAAKTRKVAAEKILSALSVIEKAKIDPSGFLETLGGNESPGRTWMLIFTAEKQLKGGRYFPLTAIQRFDAAAKRIENGVYLGPIGQLTFEGRLSWKKRILAFIFENLRIKVGPLGPLQINLGKKEDREPSTKDPFFIWFYIDDEIAVARGRGGGTAFWCRCKRVYT is encoded by the exons ATGCATCTGCTTGAGCCCGAAaacaatatcaaaatatttttattttctattttaatggcCATGATGAGCTTGCAAACAGCACCATCTCATGTGTTGTGGATTAAATCCTTCCCAAGTTGGTGTCCATTGATAAGATCCCATAAAGCATCAAAGCTCTCAGCACAATCTAAAAACAAGAATGCCACTCCTCACAGATTCGGAGGAACGAACTATCAGTATCACCACCCTGTTAAATTTCGCAGAGAAAGAACGAGAACCAGAGCGACCCTTGATGACACTGAAAGAGAACAACTTTCCTCAACCCCACTTGTTGTTGAGGACGACAAACCCAGCAAG GAAGTAGAGGAAAGTGTAAAAGTGCTAAAAGATGCAGCTAAGACGAGAAAGGTAGCAGCAGAGAAGATTCTGTCTGCACTTTCTGTCATTGAGAAAGCGAAAATTGATCCTTCTGGCTTTCTTGAAACCCTGGGTGGCAATGAATCCCCTGGGAGGACATGGATGCTAATTTTCACCGCTGAG AAACAATTGAAGGGGGGTCGATATTTTCCTCTCACAGCTATTCAGAGGTTTGATGCTGCT GCAAAGAGGATTGAAAATGGTGTATACCTTGGACCGATTGGACAATTAACATTCGAAGGACGGCTTTCATGGAAAAAGAGAATACTGGCTTTCATTTTTGAGAACCTTAGAATAAAAGTTGGACCCTTAGGACCTTTACAGATCAACCTAGGGAAAAAGGAAGACAGGGAACCAAGTACTAAGGATCCTTTCTTCATCTGGTTTTATATTGATGACGAAATAGCTGTTGCCCGTGGCCGAGGTGGAGGAACTGCATTTTGGTGTCGCTGTAAACGCGTGTACACTTGA
- the LOC107481899 gene encoding protein PLASTID MOVEMENT IMPAIRED 1, which translates to MAADSSSANAFLEELEALSDSLYKSHTTRRTASLVLPRTSSPSVPSAQEDVKVNAKPRSRRLSLSPWRSRPKLEDAKAPPTTQSPAETRKLDESSRDGDKKGIWSWKPIRALSHIGMQKLSCLFSVEVVAAQGLPSSMNGLRLSVCVRKKETKDGAVKTMPSRVTQGAADFEETLFIRCHVYATQAGGAAKQVKFEPRPFLIYLFAVDAKELDFGRSSVDLSELIKESIEKNHEGTRVRQWDTSFSLSGKAKGGELVLKLGFQIMQKDGGLDIYNQLENPNSNSNSNSKTSSSSSKLRNFSSFARKQSKTSFSMPSPRMTSKNDARRPADIQGMDDLNLDDPNPKPEKVEDFDLPDFEVVDKGVEVQEKEEDGGESEKPLPVKSTPPGEVVKEIVHDHLHLNRLSELDSIAQQIKALESMMGEDDKYMKLEDEIQSQRLDADEETVTREFLQLLEDQDFKGYSFNQPEIPPLQLEGQKESSSADAESKVYLPDLGKGLGCVVQTRDGGYLASMNPLDMAVERKDTPKLAMQMSKPFVLESHQSVTGFELFQKLAGIGLDELSSQILSLMPIDELRGKTAEQVAFEGIASAIIHGRSKEGASSSAARIVSSVKSMANALSSGRKERISSGIWNVDEDPVSAEKLLAFAMQKIESMAVEALKIQAEMAEEEAPFEVSALSSKKGDIESGKEILASASSLEDWIKDNASSESEAEKATLMLVVQLRDPLRRYEAVGGPMLVVVHATPTEKKEEEEEKKFKLSSMHVGGFKVRSGTKKNSWDSERQRLTAMQWLVSCGFGKAAKKGKQALQKGQDLLWTISSRIVADMWLKTMRNPDIKLLK; encoded by the coding sequence GGATGCCAAGGCACCACCAACTACTCAGTCACCGGCAGAAACCAGAAAGCTGGATGAGTCGTCCCGTGACGGTGACAAGAAAGGGATTTGGAGCTGGAAGCCTATCCGGGCTTTGTCTCATATTGGAATGCAGAAACTAAGCTGTTTATTCTCCGTTGAAGTGGTTGCAGCACAAGGCCTTCCTTCTTCCATGAATGGCCTTAGGCTCTCTGTGTGTGTTAGAaagaaagagacaaaggatGGTGCTGTTAAGACCATGCCATCACGTGTTACACAAGGAGCTGCAGATTTCGAAGAGACTCTTTTCATCAGGTGCCATGTTTATGCCACCCAAGCTGGTGGAGCTGCAAAGCAGGTTAAGTTTGAGCCACGCCCCTTTTTGATATATCTTTTCGCAGTTGATGCTAAAGAGCTTGATTTTGGAAGAAGCTCGGTGGATTTGAGCGAGCTCATCAAAGAATCGATTGAGAAAAACCATGAAGGAACACGAGTTCGCCAATGGGACACAAGCTTCAGCTTGTCTGGGAAGGCAAAGGGAGGAGAACTTGTTCTCAAACTGGGATTCCAGATCATGCAGAAAGATGGTGGACTCGATATATATAATCAACTCGAGaatccaaattcaaattcaaattcaaattccaagACCAGCTCTAGCTCCAGCAAGTTGAGAAATTTCTCATCTTTTGCTCGCAAACAATCCAAGACGTCCTTCAGCATGCCTAGTCCCAGAATGACAAGCAAAAATGATGCACGAAGGCCGGCAGATATTCAAGGAATGGATGATTTGAATCTTGATGATCCAAACCCGAAACCTGAAAAGGTGGAGGATTTCGATCTTCCTGATTTCGAGGTTGTTGACAAAGGTGTTGAGGTtcaagagaaggaagaagatggaGGGGAATCTGAGAAACCTTTACCAGTCAAATCAACTCCTCCAGGTGAAGTTGTCAAGGAAATAGTCCATGATCATCTGCATCTCAATAGATTGAGTGAGCTTGATTCAATTGCCCAGCAGATAAAAGCTCTTGAGTCGATGATGGGAGAAGATGATAAGTATATGAAACTAGAGGACGAGATACAATCGCAAAGGCTAGATGCAGACGAAGAAACTGTGACGAGGGAGTTTCTTCAGCTGCTTGAGGATCAAGACTTTAAAGGATACTCATTCAATCAACCTGAAATTCCACCATTACAACTTGAAGGACAGAAGGAATCTTCTTCTGCAGATGCTGAATCCAAGGTGTATCTGCCTGACCTTGGAAAGGGTTTGGGCTGTGTAGTTCAAACTAGAGATGGAGGCTACTTAGCTTCCATGAATCCATTAGATATGGCTGTGGAGAGGAAAGATACCCCAAAGCTAGCAATGCAGATGTCAAAGCCTTTTGTGTTGGAATCACATCAAAGCGTGACTGGCTTTGAGTTGTTTCAAAAACTGGCTGGTATTGGTCTTGATGAACTCAGCTCTCAAATTTTGTCATTGATGCCCATAGATGAACTTAGGGGCAAAACTGCAGAACAGGTGGCTTTTGAAGGCATTGCTTCTGCCATCATACATGGCAGGAGCAAGGAAGGAGCCAGTTCAAGTGCCGCTCGCATAGTTTCTTCCGTGAAAAGTATGGCAAATGCTTTGAGTTCAGGAAGAAAAGAACGGATTTCGAGTGGCATTTGGAATGTGGATGAAGATCCGGTCAGTGCAGAGAAGCTTCTGGCTTTTGCAATGCAGAAGATTGAATCAATGGCAGTGGAAGCATTGAAAATTCAAGCAGAAATGGCTGAGGAAGAAGCTCCGTTCGAAGTTTCTGCACTCAGCTCAAAGAAAGGGGACATTGagagtgggaaagagattttggcTTCTGCTTCTTCACTTGAGGATTGGATCAAAGATAATGCAAGTTCTGAGAGTGAAGCAGAAAAGGCCACACTGATGTTGGTTGTCCAATTGAGGGATCCGCTGAGACGCTATGAAGCAGTTGGAGGGCCTATGTTAGTGGTTGTTCATGCAACACCTacagagaagaaggaagaggaggaggagaagaagttCAAATTAAGTAGCATGCATGTGGGAGGCTTCAAGGTGAGGAGTGGCACAAAAAAGAATTCATGGGACAGTGAGAGACAGAGGCTAACTGCAATGCAATGGTTGGTCTCATGTGGCTTCGGAAAGGCAGCAAAGAAAGGGAAGCAAGCATTGCAAAAGGGGCAAGACCTGTTATGGACTATTTCCTCCCGAATTGTGGCTGACATGTGGCTTAAAACCATGAGAAATCCTGATATCAAGCTTCTAAAGTGA